The window tacccccgcggcccggtctgcgaccaggccttatggtggatcagggcctgatcaaccaggctgttactactggccgcacgcaatccaacgtacgaaccacagcccagctggtcaggtaccgaccagtgccttcttgaagacagccaggggtctatcggtaatcacccttatgtatgctgggaggcagctgaacaatcttgggcccctgacatttattgtgctgtctattaacgtgctagtggcacccctgcttttcattggggggattttgcatcgtctgccgagtcttttgctttcgttgtgagtgattttcgtgtgcaagtttggtactaatccctctaggattttccaggtgtatataattatgtatctctcccgcctgcgttccagggagtacaggttcaggaacttcaagcgttcccagtaattgaggtgttttatctcagttatgcatgctgtgcattttctaggtcagcaatttcacctgccttgaaaggtgctgttggtgtgcagcaatattccagcctagatataacaagcgacctgaagagtgtcatcatgggcttggcatccctagttttgaaggttctcattacccatcctgtcatttttctagcagatgcgattgatacaatgttatggtccttgaaggtgtgatcttccgacatgatcactcccagctctgttgtgtggttggaatttgttttatactccgatgaaattttaatttcctcacgtttaccatatcggagtaactgaaatttctcatcgtcgaacttcatattgttttctgcagttcatttaaagatttggttgatgtccgcctggagccttgcagtgccttcagtggaggacactgtcatgcagattcgggtgtcatctgcaaaggaagacacagcacTGTGGCTTATATCTCTGTGTCCGATATGAGactgaggaacaagatgggagcgagtactatgctttgcggaacagaacttttcaccgtagaCGCCTCAGACTCTGTTGActtctactctttgtgttctgtttgtgaggaaattatagatccatctaccaacttttcctattattcctttagcacacattttgtgcgctattacaccatggtcacacttgtagaaggcttttgcaaaatctgtgtacattacatctgcattctgtttgtcttctagtgcatctaggaccttgtcgtagtgatccagtagttgggacagacaggagcgacctgctctaaacccatgttgccctgggttgtgaaactgatgggtggtgatcttgcttcttaggaccctttcaaagatttttatatgggaggttagcgctatcggtctgtagttctttgctattgttttactgccgcctttgtggagtggggctatgtctgttttttttaaataactgtgggacgatcccagtgtccatgcttcctctccataggatgttaaaagcacgtgataggggattcttgcagttcttgatgaacatggagttccatgagtctggccctggggcagagtgcatgagcatgttatttatctcctgttcgaagtcatttggcgtcaggataatgtcagataggcttgtgcttaccaaattctgtggctctctcataaaaaattcattcagATCTTcgactcagtctggttagcggctcgctaaaaacccagtcatattgggacttgagtagctcactcatttccttgctgccatctgtgtaggacccatcttgtttaagtaggggcccaatactggatgttgttcacgactttgatttggcataaaaaaagaaatactttgggtttctttcgatttcatttacggcttttagttcttcccgcgattcttgactcctgtaagattcctttagctttagttcgatgtttgctatttctctgaccagtgtctccctacgtattgcagatatattgacctcttttagccgctctgttattctttgccttcgcctgtaaagggagcgcctttctctttctagtttgcatctcttttttcttaaaggaatatgccttgagcatacatcgagtaccacagaattaatctgttctagacaTAAGTTGGGGTCTATGGTGCTTAgactatcttcccagcttatatcacttaggacttggtttattggtcccactttatgttcttgttattgaagttgaatcaCATTTTGTCGGTCCAGGTATAGTGCTATTAATGTAGCGCTGTTATTATAGATGGAAAATGCCTACAATTTGCATAATTTGTAGGTGTCTGAGCCAATGGAGTTAATTTTGGGCCTGACTGGATTATCTGGTATATGCGTTTGATTAATTCATATATATATGAGTTATTATTTTTTAAGTAGCTCATTTTTGCCTTTCGACAGTCATTATATTCTATTAACTGAGACTAGGGAATTCTTTCTGGGTTTGCATATTTATATTACTCAGTGGATCACCCATCTTACCCAAGTAGTTAGTTTTATCCGTAATTACTTCTGCATTTGATCTTTCCCTATATAATTCGATTGCTGGCACACTCAGCTCGCACAATGAAATCCAGGGTTCGATCTCTGGTACGGGTgtgaacattaggacgtgtttccttaagacacctgctgtccccgttcatcTTTCAATAaaatgggttcctgggtgttagtggactggtgtgggtcgcatcctgtgacaaaactgacctaatttattattattattattattattattattcagtgaTTCGGGTGAAGGATTCTTGGCCCCTGAGCTTCAACTTACACTGCTCGTCTTCGGATCATACATAACTGGTTTCTATTTCCGAGGCGCTGTAtaaccttacgggtttagcgattcaccaagacaataataaaaaaatatatttttagaacttcactgtaaacaaaccacggaacgggtggggtttgaacccaggataagcgagtcataaaactccagggcaGTGCGTAAACCACTCCTCTTATTAGGATTTCATGACTGATCTGCATTGTGTTTAGAACTCTGGAACCCctatttagtaaaaaaaaaaaaaactggctgtTTTAGTTAGGAAAATGACAAAATTTCATATATGAATTATTGTTAATACATTTCACATGTATTCAGAGTATATTTGTCAATGGAAGTTTTAACTTACGTGGTGTAATAATATCTGTAAGATGAAAGGCTCCTGAATATCTTGTTCACTGTTTCACATCTTTATAACATTTTCGTATCACCTGCCTTTCTATCCTTAATTTGGCTGGATATGATATATGGAGGATAACACCAGGGCTGGTGTGGATGTCTCGGCTGCTCAACACAGAATAATGATGAAGCTAGCGGGAGAAAAATGTGAGTTATCTACACTCTTCATATCCTCACACGAGACTGAGGCGGACACTATCAGCTCCAAGTAATGTTATTAACGCAATTCCTTTGTTCTTCAGGGAAATGATAACGTCTAAAGGATTACAAAGGTTCCATAAGAGTAATAAGCAGGGCACTTGATGCAGGGAGAGCTGATACAGTTTGATTTGTATGAAAAGGAAGTTGGGAACTATTAGTCTCTTGTGATAAGAGTTTCATTATTTGGGTCATAATCTTTGACAGCAAGCCGTATAGGTTTACCTAGGATTAGAGGGAGATTTATTAACGTTATTAAGTtccctcaagggagattccttgatgccggtgaggggctcttgatgcaaagAATTAAACCTGTTCctcccgtaatgctatgcatacaagtggctttggcatgctgctcttacctgtatttttttgtacctctgtatgtatgctcaaattattaaataaatcaataaatgaataaataaaccTGGCTGCCTCTTGCTCTACAAGGTCTCTGTACAACACcctaaatataattataataagcgACGTTACAGTTTCACTTAAAATCATTGACAATTATAACGAATTTGAGTGATCCAACCAATTGGACAACCTTCTTTCCCTGGACCAAATCTGACTCCTACTAGTTTAGCGATTTTTAGTGaatgacataataataataatcttcatataTAAACTGGCATGTGTTTGGACAGGCATAGGTGCATTAATCAATAGTTATGGACCACAAATGTTAtgggtaaaaaaataaaataaaataagcgtttatttttttttgtcgcGCAGTACATTAGTGAACTATGATGTTGAATGTTTGAAAGAAATAAGAGTGACAGTGCATTAAATAGTATAGTACACAGACAATACACGTCGATATATATTTCCTAAATCAAGGCGGCCGTCCCCtagcaaggtagggtgacccattagtttaatatgtttattatgcaccccatacccatcctgtgggtggtagtcaaaagattacagaggtacataatgggtccagggactgggccgcaaagttttgatagctgagcaagttactgaggtaatgaactccaggtagatctggtcacaatcatgacaagtcataaaggtatttacagattacagaggcacataatgggtccagggactgggccccaaagttttgatagctgaacaaggtacaaaggtaatgaactcacaagctacaaaggtaatgaatcatgtaagtaagtaaatttacttaagtTTATACAGGGTGAACCATAGATGAAGATCCAGTCTTTTATTCTCTTtcataatttattatacaaaacAGGTAATATAAACCctcttatgtatatattattaaactgacgtacattattataataaaaaagaagcgctaaaccacaagggctatacagcgctgcaaacGGACGTACAATAAAAGATTAAATAAATGAAATTACATGAAATTCATTACAGAAAATTATATATCAGTTCTTTAATATGCAAAACAGATCTTATACGATTTTTTCTTCTGTGTAGTCACACGGGTACACTACAGGTATTGTTCCGTTTAACACACTTTTCATAACAGTAATTAAATCTTTTTTTTACACCTATCTGAAGTCATTTGAAACATTAGCCTCCATATCTTAGGCACACTTCCACCTCATTTCCAAAAGGATGCGGCAacactcgactaacacccaagttaATGCATCTCAACTCTCCCAGGATTGACACCAGGTCCTTCGGTTGTTGGCTGAAGGCGCTACCGACGAGCTATGAGCCATTGTTACAAAAATAACACGCACATAGaagggaggagcttacgacgacgtttcggtccgacttggaccatttacaaagtacatatggtccaagtcggaccgaaacgtcgtcgtaagctcctctcttctatgtgcgggttatttgtgtatcgttccagtcacggtattgtgccttttttttgttattcattaaCTTGTTACATCTATTTACCTGATCTTCCGTTTAGGATCGTCTATTATTTGCACACTTCAACATGATGGATCATAACAAAATAGCAGTGTTGCAGTTGGGTAAAAGTTTTGATAAAATACTGACAGTTGagaaataaaacacatgtgcagtgCTAGGATATTGAGGTAACTTTCGCCACGAATGGCGTCTTCAACACTAAATTATTATtagaataaaaaaagaagcgctaaaccagaagGGCCATACAACGCTGCTTCAACACTAAAGAAACGTGTCCTCGTTAAAATATCCTAACACTGAATTATGTCTGCATGTGACTTATTTCAATCTTGTGGCTATGAAAATCTCTGCCCTGTCAAAACTCTCATTATTACCCTCGAAAACGCTAGTAGAGACGGTGGGTGACTTTAGGTAAGAGACGTCAATGTTTTATATATCGAAAAGTGCCAATTTGTGTGTTCTCATCAAGATGACATTGAGTGTTGTCAGTCGAAGCTGATGTGAGGGGAATTAGTTCAGCATCAGAATAGGAGAAGTGGGGAACCGAGTAAGTCCCCTCGATGATCGGATAACTGATCTCGGGCCGTTCGCGTCTGGTTCCTCTTGGAGtactcttgttgctgttgctgccatTGCTATGTTGACTACGAACTGTGAGGAAGTTTCCAGCGCGATCTGTCAAGTTGTGTAGGCTATCTCGTTcatctgtgttgttgttgctgtgtttgctCTCATCCCCGGCGTAACAGCTGCATTTGCGGTCATCCATGTTTCTGTTGTATTTGCGTTCAGCCGTGTTGTTGCCGCTGTATTTACGTTCAGccgtgttgttgctactgtattTACGTTCAgccgtgttgttgttgctggcatTAAAAGGAGTGTAGATACGGCTGCTCCAGCTGTTAAATCCACTTGAACCCTGCCTATCAGGAGCGTCGTCGTTCCGATTTAAGAACGACAACGTACCCCTTATTGTGTCAGCATAGACGGGGGTACGTCTGAAAGTGGACCTCTCTCGTCGCAAACGGTTGCGTCTGTTACGGCAGTAGATACAAAGCAGCACAGAAATAACCCCAATAAGCAGGCCCACCAGCagggacaccagcagcagcactacaaccGGCACTCCACCAACCTCACCAAGTACTAGCAGAAAAGATAATGCTCTTGAAACATCCATTTCTGCGGAAAGAAAAAATATCTGCAGTCCAAAGGATtgttgacaatttttttttttaagttttcctGTTAATCTATTGCTTTCTCTAACTGATAAAGTGGGTCACAACAGCCTAGGGCACAATAAATTAACCTCGCAGCGGCTCTTCCAATTTTTCAGGAATATTGATACATTCAATGGATTTTTTTTAACAGTAACTGATTATTAATCAAAATGTTCTAAAATTAAACAATATTTTTCCAGTGTCAGTTTATCTTcccatctcagggtatatacagcaAGTGTGTTTATTTCTGAATATAACCTTATTTTTGGAATTAGAGTATTTCTTAGGGAAAGTGTATAGATAAATGGCCTTGATGATCCTTGAGCTATCAAACTAACTCTCCAGCGGTTTAAGTTCTTAAACGACCTTTAAAATGCAAATTCTTGAAAAAGTAAATAACATTAATTACTGCACTATATTAAGCTGCTATACAATGAAGAGTTATTAAAGCGTCATGTATAGATGATGGCGCTGTGCACTGAACCCTCATTtcaaataagaaaaatgtatattTGTCATGCATAATTACGTTTGCGTGCGTAAGAACGTTTACTTGTATGTATACTGAATGAATGTATATACTCAGAGATGGCTGTTTATCCAGAATGTCATCTTACtagccattctggaaaaataaacTGACTTGGCCTAATAACTCATACCCAAATATAGCTACATTGTAATGCCTCGTGAAAGAATTCATTGTGCAAATCCATTATTATTGTTCCTAATTAAATAACTTTGTAAATAATTCATTACTACTAAGCTGGGCTCATTGCATGTCTTAGTAATCTTTGGCTACAACCCGGCTAACATttaatgggtatggggtgactacctcccactgGATGGGGTGCCCACTtcccataggatggatatggggtgactacctcccacaggatgggtatgtgatgactaccttCCACGGGATGGGAATGGGGTGCCCACTTTCCAtacgatggatatggggtgactacctccgacaggatgggtatgtggtgactacctcccacaggatgggaatgaggTGCCCAcctcccataggatgggtatgtggtgactacctcccacaggatgggtatgtggtgatcaCCTCCCATAGGATGGGtgtggtgactacctcccacaggatgggtatgtggtgaccaccTCCCACAGGATGAGAATGAGGTGCCCACCTcccataggatggatatagggtggcTACCTCCCACTGGATGGGTGCTGGGTGCATTCTGAAGCCAGGAAACTAAAACTAAATTAGTGTACGTGTATTACCAACACTGAAGAAAAACTTACCTCcgtcagtggtggtgctgttgacttCGACACTTGTGGTAGACCATGACGAGAGCATGACGACTTTTCTCTCATGAAAGAGGCTATGAGAGGGGAGCGAGGTGAATGTTTCATTTTCAGTTATTGGTGCGAATGGCGTAGATTCCATCATCTTGGAAAGGTGTGGTGAGGGTTTGATGGTCTCTCTAGGGCAAAGCTTAATTTCGGCGTTTCCCTGTTGCAAATAAGCAAGTAATATTATATTCACGTCTATGCTACATATATTTAGTTTTCATAttctaaaattaatatttttactgATTATTAAAAGCTTTAAATAATTCGTGATGTTCAGAATCGATGCAAAATCTAAAATTAATGACATTAGTCAATATAATCGTATTAGGATCTCTACTGACGCTATACAATTATTTTGTAAATTACTGAGCCTGCATAATTATTCTGTAAGAACAACAAATCCCGTTCGTTCTGAGCTAACATCAGTGTGACCATATGATATGAAGTTTTACAATAAGCCTAGAAATGTTGTGCTGTGAACTATGATATATGTCAAAAAACTTCATTACATAAAGTCTGACAATAGGATTAAAAAgttgaatatacctggagggGCTTTCGGGGCTACTGTAAACCGGTTGCTATCTGATGAGTTGTTTGTGCAGTCATGGATTCACCCATAAAAGCATTACAGTGTAATATGTGGTGCTGAGTAAAGACAACTAGAAAATCAAGTGTAAACAAAAAAACTCTTACCGTGATACACAAGGTGATGTTGCTGTAGTGAAACCTGGACTGCCAGGCCTCTAACATGGTAGGCTTGTATGTCACTTGCTCGCCGTCTAGCTCAACTCTTAGGCTGTGCTGTGGGGGAAGGGAGGCTTTTAGTACATACCCATGGATACAGGCACATTTTATTAATCTTTGTGGCAGCTGGTGGATACGGCCTCTGGTCTTCAAAATCCCCTCCCTCATCAGTTACATCAACAAGACTAGAAGTTCTAATATATTTCTCTCAAGTCAATCCTCATGCCCAATAAAGACAGATGGGTAGATCAGTGCCAACAAATTGTGGGAGGGGGCTCTTATGTTACTACTGTCTCCCTCAATACCTGCTTGCCTCCCCAACACCCACCAAATtggggcacagatccaattccctagatcaaaaacccctcaccagcgtcaaagaaCCTCCCTCGAAGGGACTTCCTCCTGAATAAAATAAATATCACTGAAACAGGACACTCACTTCTTCCAGTAAGAAAAGACAATGTTACGTTTACCAATTAAGTACGACATTATTATGTTATTTGTGGAAAACAGGTAAACCCATCGGGGTTATACACTGCCTGGGGAATTGGGGGAAATATTAACTGCAAGCTGATGGAtactgtggaaaataatttcccaaaatttatgctgtgtaaataaacctgattaataCGTTACTATTGTTCTGTTGAGTGCATTTTAAATAAGAGAatcgacagggaagctctgcgcctgcgctgacgaGAGGGGAGAGTCGCCATTGTTTTTTTGAATGTGTTACAGGCACGCTAATGTAATGTGCTTAATTTtagtcgctctaggggttatattgggcttaaaacctctcaaataggagccgaaattgttgtatgtgcagtcctgcataatttgagtattatgcagatggacaggacagctccaggaacttcagatatgtctatttatgttgaaattttgGCCAGTTTTCTCTATATATTTAGACAGGagtttgagtatgatacacagtaatctccagacaaataggtgagtgttatgattataaattctccttctgttatataaatgtgtatatgtaatcatttattaattttaatatagtccacaaatttatattaaattttaccagaattcctggtgatgtacatttcatttgcaattaatataggtctagagcaacttgtggagggATAaattatggtaggtatcgaagggggacttttttgcgacctaggtgtcctaaaaaatcctacttgtctctgtaactttaataaataataattatctttgttaccatttactggtatgtatctaatgagattcatccaggtaaatgtaattttccacagataCACTCACTCCACTTCCTCTCTGGAATTTCCTCTATTGTAAATAATTCAAATATAGCAAACCTAGTCCACTAATTACAAGGGCTTGAGCTTGCTGAAATACTTAAATTCtgatatattattatattcagcACAGTATTTATATCCGCCATCAAGTGTTGCTGAATCATTAACGTTTTATATCGCGTGCGTCAAAATTTCTATACCAGAATTCGCCcccccccctcaggcgctgtataatcctccgggtttagcgcttcccccttgattataataataataatattccagAATCAGTGCTTCTGTGGAAACTtacgcagcgctgtatagcccttgtggtttagcgcttctttttgattatagtaataataatgtggaAACTTATTTCACGAAACTTTTCATAGTATATAAGCTTTAAAAGCCCTTCACATTTATATAATACTTATACATAATATTTATCTTTCTAGGCAAACACACAAGTTGTAAATAACCGTAGGAATTATTAATACAATTTTAGGACCTAAAATAGTTAGAATTAGATTTAATGTTGGAGAATTAGTTAGCAGGCAGTTCAAAATTCGAATAAGG of the Cherax quadricarinatus isolate ZL_2023a chromosome 79, ASM3850222v1, whole genome shotgun sequence genome contains:
- the LOC128702663 gene encoding uncharacterized protein, producing MDYSRWYRGLQVLLLLLFNLLDTQGKICDSGLFSERQNVRFCVLPLEEGTKLVLKLMLKPSRSNQEILAGSATIKKKLLSVGQLHNLTVQHYVGDRKHSLRVELDGEQVTYKPTMLEAWQSRFHYSNITLCITGNAEIKLCPRETIKPSPHLSKMMESTPFAPITENETFTSLPSHSLFHERKVVMLSSWSTTSVEVNSTTTDGEMDVSRALSFLLVLGEVGGVPVVVLLLVSLLVGLLIGVISVLLCIYCRNRRNRLRRERSTFRRTPVYADTIRGTLSFLNRNDDAPDRQGSSGFNSWSSRIYTPFNASNNNTAERKYSSNNTAERKYSGNNTAERKYNRNMDDRKCSCYAGDESKHSNNNTDERDSLHNLTDRAGNFLTVRSQHSNGSNSNKSTPRGTRRERPEISYPIIEGTYSVPHFSYSDAELIPLTSASTDNTQCHLDENTQIGTFRYIKH